One Lacunisphaera limnophila DNA window includes the following coding sequences:
- a CDS encoding FKBP-type peptidyl-prolyl cis-trans isomerase yields the protein MQYSDAQLMEAYGYIFVLESRMASQLQALEISPALRESMVRGIALAMAGKELPYDPQQVQTQLQDFLGKRQAAFMAKIKQAQLTAGTEYFAKLKENKNVVELPSGLRYEITQPGKGAVAKPGQLVTIHYTGSLASGQVFDSSIERGQPAEFVLTAATAQTPNGVIPGMFEGIQKTGVGGKIKLHIPPSLAYGDEGAPGAIPPGATLIFDIEIVGVKDAPAAK from the coding sequence GTGCAGTACTCCGACGCGCAGCTCATGGAGGCGTATGGCTACATCTTCGTGCTCGAGAGCCGCATGGCCAGCCAGCTGCAGGCGCTGGAGATTTCCCCGGCGCTGCGGGAGTCGATGGTGCGCGGCATTGCCCTGGCGATGGCCGGCAAGGAACTCCCTTACGATCCGCAGCAGGTCCAGACCCAGCTCCAGGATTTCCTGGGCAAGCGCCAGGCCGCCTTCATGGCGAAGATCAAGCAGGCCCAGCTGACCGCCGGCACGGAGTACTTTGCCAAGCTCAAGGAAAACAAGAACGTCGTCGAGCTGCCCAGCGGCCTGCGTTATGAGATCACGCAGCCGGGCAAGGGCGCGGTGGCGAAGCCGGGTCAGCTCGTCACGATCCATTACACGGGCTCGCTCGCGAGCGGCCAGGTGTTTGATTCCAGCATCGAGCGCGGCCAGCCCGCGGAATTCGTGCTGACGGCGGCCACGGCGCAGACGCCCAACGGGGTCATCCCGGGCATGTTCGAGGGCATCCAGAAGACGGGCGTGGGCGGCAAGATCAAGCTGCACATCCCGCCGTCGCTGGCCTACGGCGATGAAGGCGCCCCCGGAGCGATCCCGCCCGGTGCGACGCTGATCTTCGACATCGAGATCGTGGGCGTGAAGGACGCGCCCGCCGCCAAGTAA